In a single window of the Methanofollis ethanolicus genome:
- a CDS encoding PEGA domain-containing protein — translation MTIPVSAIATTELKITKIASDDTTVLAEKTVDWQWMRDNLPVQGDGETMYYTQGPIFEGAWDEVHPGETYDGWNPTEDVNLVYKDHGQFMGTDVKDLCNLVGGAEPTDMVTIKASDGLTKTWPAEYIYTPNPRQGPIVIAWYHGKDTGYVNENFREGMRLYFLTPETNEQGMHVWGNWDMHESWDEEYWYYYNGQYPSASGVSVQMVNQITIHSQLSPSQGGSGGSGGSDSSVSRPHGFKGSDLTVADHGTVNGTVQVIPSDGGFCTLKSGDSCTLFLNTTGMGKTSGVRLYLFGTNNTGSPSDDGTDLEVSLGNTRLAANAYYADDADGRNPTVETWCYALKTLSPANHTLHVRNAGQKEGLVTLSGGVLVAPVADTSGNHTSWWIAEGADVIQADPAWGVTEDDACTTADFTDPIGRDDRTVVALSVVSTGAAGNDTFTNRVALNGGEWTNLLTGGEDAVSICRADATPYLRDAGNKVEIVSIPTGDPGDYMENRLVLIAATRMSVRALPITTATVPPTETVTTAEITTAPVTVETSVQPTEPETSSGFFSGLWAMIAGWFGIEENEKTPAPVGTEQDVGGPTLTPTPVATPAASHAAVTVITHPAGAQVFLDGDYTGLVTPASLPNLPAGVHTLRIELENYRPYETSFDLDEDTDVAVSLDPCNQNLHVDPLCLTLAAIQGMNSRSGGIYVEASDDGADIYIDNKKIDAQTPQVVNGLKEGLHRVKVKKAKASYEIDTKEVWVSPGVVIPVRFDRNEHGMQKTLTVDIPGYKGEPCSVNGYYTGKKVPAKIKFGGLSSFVAFSRNSSYISVPISDFVEDGSTQTLRPETGGLTALRVDSTPQGAEIFVDGFDTGRATPYVVENVSPGRHRVMLTKPGYLPKEDVVLVPKGSDEVDVKFMLASYASGSLYVNSTTEGAKIYLYGQNTGEVTPHLFTGMDLGRYSVKVVGRSDSRTVDDVLVRPDEVTTCEVRLRR, via the coding sequence ATGACAATCCCGGTGTCGGCCATTGCGACGACAGAACTGAAGATCACCAAAATCGCCTCTGACGACACCACCGTCCTCGCCGAAAAAACGGTCGACTGGCAGTGGATGCGGGACAATCTCCCTGTCCAGGGGGACGGAGAGACGATGTATTACACGCAGGGGCCGATCTTTGAAGGGGCATGGGATGAAGTTCACCCGGGCGAGACCTATGACGGCTGGAACCCGACCGAAGACGTGAACCTGGTCTATAAGGACCACGGTCAGTTCATGGGCACAGACGTGAAGGACCTCTGCAACCTTGTCGGCGGTGCCGAACCGACCGATATGGTAACCATCAAGGCATCGGACGGACTGACGAAGACATGGCCGGCGGAGTACATCTACACCCCCAACCCCAGGCAGGGACCAATAGTGATCGCGTGGTACCATGGCAAGGACACCGGCTACGTGAATGAGAACTTCCGGGAAGGCATGCGCCTCTACTTCCTTACCCCTGAAACGAATGAGCAGGGGATGCATGTCTGGGGCAACTGGGACATGCACGAGTCCTGGGATGAAGAGTATTGGTACTACTACAATGGTCAGTATCCCTCTGCGAGTGGTGTTTCAGTCCAGATGGTCAACCAGATCACCATCCACAGCCAGCTTTCCCCCTCTCAGGGAGGATCCGGCGGGTCAGGTGGTTCTGACAGCAGCGTGAGCAGGCCCCACGGATTCAAGGGTTCTGACCTCACGGTCGCCGACCATGGCACAGTGAACGGCACGGTGCAGGTCATCCCCTCTGATGGAGGTTTCTGCACCCTGAAGAGTGGTGATTCCTGCACTCTCTTCCTGAACACAACCGGCATGGGGAAGACCTCTGGTGTGCGCCTCTACCTCTTCGGGACGAACAACACGGGCAGTCCGTCTGACGACGGTACCGACCTTGAGGTCTCCCTCGGGAACACGAGACTCGCTGCCAATGCGTACTATGCCGACGACGCTGACGGCCGCAACCCTACCGTCGAGACCTGGTGCTATGCCCTGAAGACGCTGTCGCCGGCGAACCATACCCTCCATGTCAGGAATGCAGGTCAGAAAGAGGGTTTGGTCACCCTCTCCGGCGGCGTCCTCGTCGCACCGGTCGCCGACACATCGGGCAACCACACCTCCTGGTGGATCGCCGAGGGTGCCGATGTCATCCAGGCAGACCCCGCATGGGGGGTCACCGAGGACGACGCCTGCACCACCGCCGACTTCACCGACCCGATAGGGAGAGACGACCGGACTGTCGTTGCTCTGTCTGTCGTCAGCACCGGTGCGGCCGGGAATGACACGTTTACAAACCGCGTCGCCCTCAATGGTGGTGAGTGGACCAACCTCCTCACCGGTGGGGAGGACGCCGTCAGTATCTGCAGGGCCGATGCGACGCCCTATCTCAGGGATGCCGGGAACAAAGTCGAGATCGTAAGTATCCCGACCGGCGATCCTGGCGACTACATGGAGAACAGGCTTGTCCTCATTGCCGCAACCCGGATGTCTGTCCGGGCCCTGCCGATCACGACCGCGACAGTGCCGCCGACAGAGACGGTTACAACAGCTGAAATCACCACTGCTCCCGTAACAGTAGAGACATCTGTGCAACCGACAGAGCCCGAAACCTCTTCGGGTTTCTTTTCCGGGTTGTGGGCGATGATCGCCGGGTGGTTCGGCATTGAGGAGAATGAAAAAACCCCGGCGCCGGTCGGGACAGAACAGGACGTCGGCGGCCCGACCCTGACCCCCACACCTGTGGCGACGCCGGCGGCCTCCCATGCCGCGGTCACCGTCATCACCCACCCCGCAGGTGCGCAGGTCTTCCTGGACGGTGACTACACCGGTCTGGTCACCCCGGCATCTCTCCCCAACCTCCCGGCAGGAGTCCACACACTCAGGATCGAACTGGAGAACTATCGTCCCTACGAGACCTCCTTCGACCTCGACGAGGACACAGATGTTGCCGTCTCCCTCGATCCCTGCAACCAAAATCTCCATGTCGACCCCCTCTGCCTCACCCTTGCCGCTATTCAGGGGATGAACTCCCGCTCCGGTGGCATCTATGTGGAGGCGAGCGACGACGGGGCAGACATCTACATCGACAACAAAAAGATCGATGCACAGACCCCGCAGGTGGTCAACGGCCTCAAAGAAGGCCTTCACCGCGTGAAGGTGAAGAAGGCGAAGGCCTCCTATGAAATCGACACGAAGGAGGTCTGGGTCTCTCCGGGCGTGGTCATCCCTGTACGCTTTGACCGGAACGAGCATGGGATGCAAAAGACACTCACTGTCGACATCCCGGGATACAAGGGCGAACCTTGTTCGGTCAACGGTTACTATACGGGGAAGAAGGTGCCTGCGAAGATAAAGTTCGGCGGCCTGAGTTCCTTTGTCGCATTCAGCAGGAACAGTTCCTATATCTCGGTGCCCATCTCCGACTTTGTCGAAGACGGGAGCACCCAGACACTCCGACCGGAGACCGGGGGACTGACCGCCCTCAGGGTGGACTCTACCCCCCAGGGCGCCGAGATTTTCGTGGACGGCTTTGACACCGGGCGTGCGACCCCGTACGTCGTTGAGAATGTCTCTCCCGGGCGCCACAGAGTCATGCTCACCAAACCGGGCTACCTGCCGAAGGAAGATGTGGTCCTCGTCCCGAAGGGGAGTGATGAGGTGGACGTGAAGTTCATGCTTGCGTCCTATGCCAGTGGTTCCCTGTACGTGAACAGCACGACTGAAGGAGCGAAGATCTATCTCTACGGCCAGAACACCGGCGAGGTGACGCCCCACCTCTTCACCGGCATGGACCTCGGCAGGTACTCGGTCAAGGTCGTCGGCCGTTCTGACTCACGGACAGTCGATGACGTGCTGGTCAGACCCGACGAGGTGACAACGTGCGAGGTCAGGTTGAGGAGATGA